The Pseudomonas sp. TH06 genome has a window encoding:
- a CDS encoding LysR family transcriptional regulator, whose amino-acid sequence MDRFQEMQIFAAVAQEQGFSAAARRLGLSAASVTRAVAALELRIGTQLLVRTTRSVHLSEAGQRYLEDCRRILAEVQEAEDSAAGSHAQPRGQLTVTAPVLFGELFVTPVMAGYLAQYPDVSINALLVDRIVSMVEEGIDVAVRIGELPDSNQHAIRVGEVRRVICGSPQYFAVNGRPAHPLELAGVPVVATSSIGQLRSWPFLDQGEPLSVRPESRLVVTANQAAITAACLGVGLTRVLSYQVASKVATGELEIVLADFELPPLPIHVVYQGGRKAPARVRSFVDFTVDALRAHPALKNAALLHELK is encoded by the coding sequence ATGGACCGCTTCCAGGAAATGCAGATCTTCGCCGCCGTCGCTCAGGAGCAAGGTTTCTCCGCAGCGGCGCGGCGCCTCGGCTTGTCGGCGGCCAGTGTGACGAGGGCGGTAGCGGCGCTGGAGTTGCGGATCGGTACGCAGTTGCTGGTTCGCACCACGCGCAGTGTGCATTTGAGTGAAGCGGGGCAGCGGTATCTGGAGGACTGTCGGCGGATTCTCGCCGAGGTGCAGGAGGCCGAGGATTCGGCTGCCGGCAGCCACGCCCAGCCGCGGGGGCAGTTGACGGTGACGGCGCCAGTGTTGTTCGGCGAATTGTTTGTTACGCCGGTGATGGCCGGTTATCTGGCGCAGTACCCGGACGTTTCGATCAATGCCTTATTGGTCGATCGCATCGTCAGCATGGTCGAGGAAGGCATTGATGTCGCGGTGCGCATCGGTGAGTTACCGGACAGCAATCAGCACGCGATTCGTGTGGGCGAGGTGCGGCGGGTGATTTGTGGCTCCCCTCAGTATTTCGCGGTCAACGGCAGGCCCGCCCATCCCCTGGAGTTGGCCGGGGTGCCGGTAGTCGCCACTTCGTCAATTGGTCAGCTGCGCAGTTGGCCATTTCTTGATCAGGGTGAACCGCTGAGTGTGCGTCCTGAATCCCGGTTGGTGGTCACCGCCAATCAGGCTGCAATCACTGCGGCATGCCTGGGCGTGGGGCTGACCCGGGTGCTTTCCTATCAAGTGGCAAGCAAAGTGGCGACCGGTGAACTTGAAATTGTCCTCGCCGACTTCGAACTGCCGCCGCTGCCGATTCATGTGGTGTATCAGGGCGGGCGCAAAGCCCCGGCGCGAGTGCGTAGTTTTGTCGATTTCACCGTGGATGCCTTGCGTGCGCATCCGGCGCTGAAGAACGCAGCGTTATTGCATGAGCTGAAATAA
- the glmU gene encoding bifunctional UDP-N-acetylglucosamine diphosphorylase/glucosamine-1-phosphate N-acetyltransferase GlmU produces the protein MSLEIVILAAGQGTRMRSALPKVLHPIAGNSMLGHVIHNARQLDPQRIHVVIGHGADVVRERLAADDLNFVLQDKQLGTGHATAQAVPFISADTVLILYGDVPLIEVETLQRLLKHVVPGQMGLLTVELDDPTGYGRIVRDADGKVAAIVEHKDASEAQRAITEGNTGILAVPANRLADWMSRLSNNNAQGEYYLTDVIEMAVSDGLVVATEQPHDPMEVQGANDRKQLSELERHYQLRAGRRLMAQGVTLRDPARFDVRGEVTVGRDVLIDINVILEGNVVIEDDVVIGPNCVIKDSTLRQGVVIKANSHIEGAVLGEGSDAGPFARLRPGTVLEARAHVGNFVELKNAHMGEGAKAGHLTYLGDAEIGARTNIGAGTITCNYDGANKWKTVLGADVFIGSNNSLVAPVDISDGATTAAGSTITQNVDNAQLAVGRARQKNIDGWKRPEKIKKN, from the coding sequence ATGTCTCTCGAAATCGTAATCCTCGCGGCCGGCCAAGGCACTCGCATGCGTTCGGCACTACCGAAAGTGCTGCATCCGATTGCCGGCAATTCCATGTTGGGCCATGTTATCCACAACGCCCGGCAACTTGATCCACAACGCATCCATGTGGTCATTGGCCACGGTGCCGATGTGGTGCGTGAGCGCCTGGCCGCAGACGATCTGAATTTCGTGCTGCAGGACAAGCAATTGGGCACCGGTCACGCAACCGCTCAGGCAGTGCCGTTCATTTCCGCCGACACCGTACTGATCCTCTACGGTGATGTACCGCTGATCGAAGTCGAAACCCTGCAACGTCTGCTCAAGCACGTCGTCCCTGGCCAGATGGGTCTGCTGACAGTCGAGCTGGATGACCCGACCGGTTATGGCCGAATCGTTCGCGATGCCGACGGCAAGGTCGCGGCCATCGTCGAGCACAAAGACGCCAGCGAGGCCCAGCGCGCAATCACCGAAGGCAACACTGGCATCCTCGCCGTGCCGGCCAATCGCCTGGCCGACTGGATGAGCCGCTTGTCGAACAACAATGCCCAAGGCGAGTACTACCTGACCGACGTCATCGAGATGGCGGTTAGCGACGGTCTGGTCGTGGCCACTGAACAACCGCACGATCCGATGGAAGTACAGGGCGCCAACGACCGCAAACAACTCTCGGAGCTGGAGCGGCATTACCAGTTGCGCGCTGGCCGCCGTCTGATGGCGCAAGGCGTGACCCTGCGTGACCCGGCACGTTTCGATGTACGTGGCGAAGTGACCGTTGGTCGCGACGTGCTGATCGATATCAACGTGATCCTCGAAGGCAACGTAGTCATCGAAGATGACGTGGTCATTGGTCCGAACTGCGTGATCAAAGACAGTACCCTGCGCCAAGGCGTAGTGATCAAGGCCAACTCTCACATCGAAGGCGCGGTGCTGGGTGAAGGCAGCGATGCCGGTCCGTTCGCACGCCTGCGTCCAGGCACAGTGCTTGAAGCGCGTGCGCATGTGGGTAACTTTGTTGAACTGAAAAACGCCCACATGGGTGAAGGCGCCAAGGCTGGGCATCTGACTTACTTGGGCGATGCAGAAATCGGTGCGCGCACCAACATTGGTGCCGGCACGATCACCTGTAACTACGACGGCGCCAACAAGTGGAAAACCGTGTTGGGTGCGGACGTGTTCATTGGCTCCAATAACTCGTTGGTCGCGCCTGTGGATATCTCCGATGGTGCAACCACTGCTGCCGGATCGACCATCACGCAGAATGTGGATAACGCGCAATTGGCCGTCGGTCGTGCGCGACAGAAGAACATCGATGGCTGGAAGCGGCCGGAGAAGATCAAGAAAAACTGA
- a CDS encoding F0F1 ATP synthase subunit epsilon, whose protein sequence is MAMTVHCDIVSAEGEIFSGLVEMVIAHGALGDLGIALGHAPLITNLKPGPIRLIKQGGEAEVFYISGGFLEVQPNMVKVLADTVQRAADLDEAQAQAALKAAEAALHEKSADFDYGAASARLAEAAAQLRTVQQIRKKFGG, encoded by the coding sequence ATGGCTATGACAGTCCATTGCGATATCGTCAGCGCGGAAGGGGAAATCTTTTCCGGCCTGGTCGAGATGGTGATTGCGCACGGTGCACTGGGTGATCTTGGTATCGCTCTGGGTCACGCGCCGCTGATCACTAATCTGAAGCCAGGTCCGATCCGCCTGATCAAGCAAGGCGGGGAAGCCGAGGTGTTCTACATCTCCGGTGGTTTCCTCGAGGTTCAGCCGAACATGGTCAAGGTGCTTGCCGATACCGTGCAACGTGCCGCCGACCTGGATGAAGCTCAGGCTCAAGCAGCTCTCAAGGCTGCCGAGGCTGCTCTGCATGAGAAGAGCGCAGATTTCGATTACGGAGCTGCGTCCGCACGTCTGGCCGAGGCTGCAGCTCAGCTGCGCACCGTCCAGCAGATCCGCAAGAAGTTTGGCGGTTAA
- a CDS encoding glycosyltransferase family 4 protein, with the protein MRVLHFFKTYLPDSVGGIEQVIFQLCESGAQHGIDGQVLTLSADPTPAVVQLGQHEVHRAKLDIQFASTGFSWSVFKQFRELAAEADVVNYHFPWPFMDLVHFASTTNKPSVVTYHSDIIRQKHLLKLYRPLMNRFLASADRIVAASPNYLHTSDVLQQFQDKTRVIPYGLNKSGYPQPDAERINRWRQQLGDKFFLFVGVMRYYKGLHILLDALKEVDYPVVIVGAGPLEQELHAQAAALGLRNIHFLGRLGDEDKVALLQLSYAIVFPSHLRSEAFGISLLEGAMYGKPMISSEIGTGTSYINIHNETGLVVPPSNPQAFREAMRTLWENPLRAAEMGMKAEARYRQLFTADEMGRKWTDLYQELLEEKALSYA; encoded by the coding sequence ATGCGAGTTCTTCATTTTTTCAAAACGTACCTGCCTGATTCGGTCGGTGGCATCGAACAAGTGATCTTCCAACTGTGCGAAAGCGGCGCCCAGCACGGTATCGACGGCCAGGTGCTGACCCTCAGCGCTGATCCGACGCCCGCCGTGGTGCAACTGGGGCAGCATGAAGTGCACCGGGCGAAACTCGATATTCAGTTCGCCTCCACCGGATTTTCCTGGAGCGTGTTCAAACAGTTTCGCGAGTTGGCCGCCGAGGCCGATGTGGTCAATTACCACTTTCCTTGGCCGTTCATGGACCTGGTGCACTTCGCCAGCACCACGAACAAACCCAGCGTGGTCACCTATCACTCAGACATCATCCGCCAGAAACACCTGCTCAAACTTTACCGTCCGCTGATGAATCGCTTCCTCGCCAGCGCCGACCGTATCGTCGCCGCCTCACCGAATTACCTGCACACCAGTGATGTGTTGCAGCAATTTCAGGACAAGACCCGGGTCATTCCCTACGGCTTGAATAAATCAGGTTATCCACAGCCGGACGCCGAACGGATAAACCGCTGGCGCCAGCAGCTTGGGGATAAGTTTTTCCTGTTTGTCGGGGTGATGCGTTACTACAAAGGCCTGCACATCCTGCTCGATGCATTGAAAGAGGTTGATTACCCGGTGGTCATCGTCGGTGCCGGCCCGCTGGAGCAGGAGCTGCATGCCCAGGCTGCGGCGCTGGGGCTGCGCAACATTCATTTCCTCGGTCGCCTGGGCGATGAAGACAAGGTCGCGCTGCTGCAACTGAGCTACGCCATTGTGTTCCCGTCACACCTGCGTTCCGAGGCGTTCGGCATTTCCCTGCTCGAAGGTGCGATGTACGGCAAACCGATGATCTCCAGCGAGATCGGCACCGGCACCAGTTACATCAATATCCACAACGAAACCGGGCTGGTGGTGCCACCGAGTAATCCACAGGCGTTCCGCGAAGCCATGCGCACCTTGTGGGAAAACCCGCTGCGCGCCGCAGAGATGGGGATGAAGGCTGAGGCGCGCTATCGGCAGTTATTCACAGCCGATGAAATGGGCCGCAAGTGGACGGATCTGTACCAAGAGTTGCTGGAGGAAAAGGCGTTGTCCTACGCCTAA
- a CDS encoding pyridoxamine 5'-phosphate oxidase family protein, with product MERSPWHAGEQQLQAHVGVAERMEEFGRKVIRTWMPDQHREFYQQLPFILYGAVDAEGRPWASVLEGAPGFAHSPDPEHLHFDTLPAADDPAPLRNGEPIGLLGIELHTRRRNRLNGHVGDLNDLGFTLSVDQAFGNCPQYIQLRQFQRVPLSDPQTRPPQHLDRLDDAATALIEGADTFFVASYVDVDGQRSVDVSHRGGQAGFVRVEGNRLTIPDFAGNLHFNTLGNLLLNPKAGLLFIDFSTGDVLQLSGRTEIILDDPQIAAFQGAERLWTFEVEKLVRRPAALALRWRFDGMSPTSLLTGNWAEADARLQAQALGNRWRPLRVAKIDMESRHIRSIYLEPDDGAGLPVFQAGQHLPLRFTLDGEVHIRTYSLSSAPSDGFYRISVKREGRISTHLHEQIRVGDVLEARAPQGHFTVAPLERRPLVLLAAGVGITPLLSMLREVVYQGLRTRRIRPTWLIQSSRSLADQPFRKELDRLLEEAGDAVRVLRLLSQPEADVHPGEDFDQQGRIDADLLRNLLEVEDYDQIDFVLCGPGGFTQGLYDSLRELDVSDRQIHAETFGPSTLKRRPDPDAKVIEQPPAATTSVPVVFERSAKEASWQPDGGSLLELAESRGLHPEFSCRGGSCGTCKTRLVSGAVNYPQPPAEVPDAGHVLICCAVPAQSEQPLVLDL from the coding sequence ATGGAACGTTCACCTTGGCACGCTGGCGAGCAACAGTTGCAAGCGCATGTAGGTGTTGCTGAACGCATGGAGGAATTCGGCCGTAAGGTGATTCGCACCTGGATGCCGGACCAGCACCGTGAGTTCTATCAGCAATTGCCGTTCATTCTGTACGGCGCGGTCGATGCTGAAGGTCGTCCGTGGGCCAGCGTGCTCGAAGGTGCGCCGGGGTTTGCCCATTCGCCAGACCCTGAGCATCTGCACTTCGACACGCTCCCGGCTGCCGATGATCCGGCGCCCTTGCGCAACGGCGAGCCTATCGGTCTGCTCGGCATCGAACTGCACACCCGTCGGCGCAATCGCCTCAACGGCCATGTCGGCGATTTGAATGACCTCGGTTTCACCCTGAGCGTCGATCAGGCGTTCGGCAACTGTCCGCAGTACATTCAGCTTCGGCAGTTTCAGCGTGTTCCGCTGAGTGATCCGCAGACGCGTCCGCCTCAGCATCTCGACAGGCTCGACGACGCGGCCACAGCCCTGATCGAAGGTGCCGACACGTTCTTTGTCGCCAGTTACGTCGACGTCGACGGTCAGCGTTCGGTGGATGTTTCTCACCGAGGCGGTCAGGCCGGGTTTGTACGCGTGGAAGGCAACCGTCTGACCATCCCGGATTTTGCCGGCAACTTGCACTTCAACACCCTCGGCAATTTGCTGCTCAACCCCAAGGCTGGCTTGCTGTTCATCGACTTTTCCACAGGCGATGTGCTGCAACTGAGCGGTCGCACCGAAATCATTCTCGATGACCCGCAAATCGCAGCCTTTCAAGGTGCGGAAAGGCTATGGACATTCGAGGTGGAAAAACTGGTGCGACGCCCGGCGGCACTGGCCTTGCGCTGGCGCTTCGACGGCATGTCGCCGACCAGTCTGTTGACCGGTAACTGGGCCGAGGCCGATGCGCGTTTGCAGGCGCAGGCGTTGGGCAACCGCTGGCGGCCGTTGCGGGTGGCGAAGATCGACATGGAAAGCCGCCACATCCGTTCGATCTATCTGGAGCCGGACGATGGCGCCGGTTTACCAGTATTTCAGGCAGGCCAGCACTTGCCGCTGCGCTTCACCCTCGATGGCGAAGTGCACATCCGCACGTATAGCCTGTCGAGTGCGCCGTCAGATGGTTTTTACCGCATCAGTGTGAAGCGCGAAGGACGGATTTCCACGCACCTGCATGAGCAGATTCGTGTCGGTGATGTGCTCGAAGCACGGGCGCCGCAAGGGCATTTCACCGTGGCGCCGCTGGAGCGCAGGCCTTTGGTGCTGCTGGCGGCCGGGGTCGGTATCACGCCGTTGCTGTCGATGCTGCGCGAGGTGGTGTATCAGGGCCTGCGCACTCGACGGATTCGTCCGACGTGGTTGATCCAGAGTTCACGCAGCCTCGCCGACCAGCCATTTCGCAAAGAGCTGGATCGTTTGCTGGAAGAGGCGGGTGATGCCGTGCGGGTCTTGCGCCTGCTGAGTCAGCCGGAAGCGGATGTGCATCCAGGTGAGGATTTTGATCAGCAGGGGCGCATCGACGCTGACCTGTTGCGCAATCTGCTAGAGGTCGAGGATTACGATCAGATCGATTTCGTCCTCTGCGGCCCTGGCGGTTTTACTCAGGGGCTGTACGACAGCCTGCGTGAACTGGACGTCAGTGATCGGCAGATCCACGCGGAAACCTTTGGCCCGTCGACCCTCAAGCGTCGTCCCGATCCGGACGCCAAGGTGATCGAACAACCACCCGCTGCCACCACGTCTGTGCCGGTTGTTTTCGAACGCTCGGCGAAAGAGGCGAGTTGGCAGCCGGACGGCGGCAGTCTGCTGGAACTGGCGGAAAGCCGTGGGCTGCACCCGGAGTTCAGTTGCCGCGGTGGTTCGTGTGGCACCTGCAAGACCCGGCTGGTCAGCGGTGCGGTGAATTATCCACAGCCTCCGGCCGAGGTGCCGGACGCCGGGCATGTGCTGATTTGCTGTGCGGTGCCAGCCCAAAGCGAACAACCGCTGGTGCTGGATCTCTGA
- the glmS gene encoding glutamine--fructose-6-phosphate transaminase (isomerizing) has protein sequence MCGIVGAVAERNITAILLEGLKRLEYRGYDSAGVAVFTNDETLERMRRPGKVSELEVALAEHPLVGRLGIAHTRWATHGAPCERNAHPHFSGDIAVVHNGIIENHEALREQLKALGYVFTSDTDTEVIAHLLSHKLKDQPDLTVALKATVKELHGAYGLAVINAAQPDRLVAARSGSPLVIGLGLGENFLASDQLALRQVTDRFMYLEEGDIAEIRRDNVQIWDVTGKAVERQTVQYTDGAEAADKGEFRHYMLKEIHEQPTVVQRTLEGRLSNDQVLVQAFGPQAAELFAKVRNVQIVACGTSYHAGMVARYWLEELAGIPCQVEVASEFRYRKVVVQPDTLFVTISQSGETADTLAALRNAKELGFLASLAICNVGISSLVRESDLTLLTQAGREIGVASTKAFTTQLVGLLLLTLSLGQVRGTLANGVEARLVEELRRLPTRLGEALAMDSTVEKIAELFAEKNHTLFLGRGAQFPVAMEGALKLKEISYIHAEAYPAGELKHGPLALVDNDMPVVTVAPNNELLEKLKSNLQEVRARGGELIVFADEKAGMTNGEGTHVVQMPHIHDILSPILYTIPLQLLSYYVAVLKGTDVDQPRNLAKSVTVE, from the coding sequence ATGTGTGGAATTGTCGGCGCCGTTGCTGAACGTAATATCACCGCCATCCTGCTTGAAGGCCTCAAGCGTCTGGAATACCGCGGCTATGACAGCGCCGGTGTCGCGGTCTTCACCAATGACGAAACCCTTGAGCGCATGCGTCGCCCGGGCAAGGTCAGTGAACTCGAAGTGGCGCTGGCCGAACATCCGCTGGTTGGGCGTCTCGGTATTGCCCATACCCGTTGGGCCACCCACGGCGCACCGTGCGAACGCAACGCCCACCCGCATTTCTCCGGCGACATCGCGGTGGTGCATAACGGCATCATCGAAAACCACGAAGCCTTGCGCGAACAACTGAAAGCCCTGGGTTATGTGTTCACCTCGGACACCGATACCGAAGTCATCGCGCACCTGCTCAGCCACAAACTCAAAGACCAGCCAGACCTGACCGTCGCCCTCAAAGCGACCGTCAAAGAACTGCACGGTGCTTACGGTCTGGCCGTGATCAATGCTGCACAGCCTGATCGTCTGGTGGCTGCGCGCAGTGGCAGCCCGCTGGTGATTGGTCTGGGTCTGGGTGAAAACTTCCTCGCCTCCGATCAACTGGCCCTACGTCAGGTGACTGACCGCTTTATGTACCTCGAAGAGGGCGATATCGCCGAAATTCGTCGCGATAACGTGCAGATCTGGGACGTGACCGGCAAAGCCGTCGAGCGCCAGACCGTGCAGTACACCGATGGCGCCGAAGCCGCCGATAAAGGTGAGTTCCGCCACTACATGCTCAAGGAAATCCATGAGCAGCCAACGGTGGTGCAACGCACCCTTGAAGGTCGCCTGAGTAACGATCAGGTGCTGGTTCAGGCATTTGGTCCGCAGGCTGCCGAGCTGTTCGCCAAAGTGCGCAATGTGCAGATCGTTGCCTGCGGCACCAGCTATCACGCCGGCATGGTTGCTCGTTACTGGCTGGAAGAACTGGCCGGGATCCCTTGCCAGGTCGAAGTCGCCAGCGAGTTCCGCTACCGCAAAGTGGTGGTACAGCCGGACACCCTGTTCGTGACCATTTCGCAGTCCGGCGAAACCGCCGACACCCTGGCTGCGCTGCGCAATGCCAAGGAGTTGGGCTTCCTTGCCAGTCTGGCGATCTGCAACGTCGGCATCAGCTCGTTGGTGCGTGAATCCGACCTGACCCTGTTGACCCAGGCCGGTCGAGAAATCGGCGTGGCCTCGACCAAAGCTTTCACCACGCAACTGGTTGGCCTGTTGTTGCTGACCCTGTCGTTGGGTCAGGTGCGCGGTACCCTGGCCAACGGTGTCGAAGCCCGTCTGGTGGAAGAACTGCGTCGCCTGCCGACCCGTCTCGGCGAAGCGCTGGCCATGGACAGCACTGTGGAAAAAATCGCCGAGCTGTTCGCCGAGAAGAACCACACCCTGTTCCTCGGCCGTGGCGCGCAATTCCCGGTGGCGATGGAAGGTGCCTTGAAACTCAAGGAAATCTCTTACATCCACGCCGAAGCCTACCCGGCCGGCGAGTTGAAACACGGCCCGCTTGCGCTTGTGGATAACGACATGCCAGTGGTTACCGTGGCGCCGAACAACGAACTGCTGGAGAAGCTCAAGTCCAACCTGCAGGAAGTCCGTGCCCGTGGCGGTGAACTGATCGTGTTCGCCGACGAGAAAGCCGGGATGACCAATGGCGAAGGCACTCACGTGGTGCAGATGCCGCACATTCACGACATCCTCTCGCCGATCCTCTACACCATCCCGCTGCAACTGCTGTCGTACTACGTTGCCGTGCTCAAGGGCACGGACGTGGATCAGCCGCGCAACCTGGCGAAGTCGGTGACGGTGGAATAA
- a CDS encoding glutathione S-transferase — protein sequence MQPIKFYNFPRSGHAHRVELMLSLLQLPTETILVDLAKGEHKQPAFLALNSFGQVPVVDDNGVVLADSNAILVYLAQKYGDGRWLPSDPLGAARVQRWLSAAAGPIAFGPAAARLVTVFGAQLNAEDAITRAHNLLKVMEQELGKTPYLAGDEPTIADVSAYSYIAHAPEGNVSLDDYANVRAWLARVEGLPNFVGMPRTVAGLQKTA from the coding sequence ATGCAACCGATCAAGTTCTACAACTTCCCGCGTTCCGGCCATGCCCATCGGGTGGAACTGATGCTGTCCCTGCTGCAATTGCCGACCGAGACAATTCTGGTCGATCTGGCCAAGGGCGAACACAAACAGCCGGCATTCCTTGCGCTCAACAGCTTCGGCCAGGTGCCGGTAGTTGATGACAACGGCGTGGTGTTGGCCGACTCCAACGCGATTCTGGTCTATCTCGCGCAAAAATATGGCGATGGTCGTTGGCTGCCGAGCGATCCGCTGGGTGCTGCGCGCGTGCAACGCTGGCTGTCGGCAGCGGCGGGACCGATTGCCTTCGGTCCGGCGGCAGCGCGATTGGTCACTGTGTTCGGCGCGCAACTGAATGCTGAAGACGCCATCACACGTGCGCACAATTTGCTCAAGGTCATGGAACAGGAACTGGGCAAAACCCCGTACCTGGCCGGCGACGAACCGACCATCGCTGACGTTTCCGCCTACAGCTACATCGCCCATGCGCCGGAGGGCAACGTTTCGCTGGATGACTACGCGAACGTGCGTGCCTGGCTTGCCCGGGTGGAAGGTTTGCCGAATTTTGTCGGTATGCCGCGCACGGTGGCGGGTTTGCAAAAAACCGCCTGA
- a CDS encoding DeoR family transcriptional regulator, giving the protein MSKRNTPQRRHNILALLNEQGEVSVDELAKRFETSEVTIRKDLAALETHGLLLRRYGGAITMPQELVAETPQSVSKYKQAIARAAVKRIREHARIIIDSGSTTAAMIPELGQQPGLVVMTNSLHVANALSELEHEPVLLMTGGTWDPHSESFQGQVAEQVLRSYDFDQLFIGADGIDLVRGTTTFNELLGLSRVMAEVAREVIVMVEADKIGRKIPNLELPWSSVHTLITDDRLSVEARDQIQARGINLICATVSQEK; this is encoded by the coding sequence ATGTCGAAACGCAATACGCCTCAGCGTCGCCACAATATTCTCGCTTTGCTCAATGAACAGGGCGAAGTCAGTGTGGATGAGCTGGCCAAACGCTTCGAAACCTCGGAAGTTACGATTCGCAAGGATCTGGCTGCGCTGGAAACCCATGGACTGTTGCTGCGCCGCTATGGCGGGGCGATCACCATGCCGCAAGAGCTGGTGGCTGAAACGCCTCAGTCTGTTTCCAAATACAAACAGGCCATTGCCCGCGCTGCGGTAAAACGTATTCGCGAGCACGCCCGCATCATCATCGACAGCGGCAGTACCACCGCCGCAATGATTCCCGAACTTGGCCAGCAGCCGGGTCTGGTGGTGATGACCAATTCCCTGCACGTTGCCAATGCCTTGAGCGAACTCGAGCACGAGCCCGTGTTGTTGATGACCGGTGGTACCTGGGATCCGCATTCGGAGTCCTTTCAGGGCCAGGTGGCCGAGCAGGTACTACGCTCTTACGACTTCGATCAGTTGTTCATCGGTGCCGATGGCATCGATCTGGTCCGTGGCACCACGACGTTCAATGAACTGCTCGGTTTGAGCCGGGTCATGGCCGAAGTGGCGCGGGAAGTCATCGTCATGGTCGAGGCCGACAAGATTGGCCGCAAGATTCCCAACCTGGAGCTGCCATGGAGCAGCGTCCATACCCTAATTACCGATGATCGCCTGTCCGTCGAGGCCCGCGATCAGATTCAGGCTCGCGGTATCAACTTGATTTGCGCGACTGTCAGTCAGGAGAAATAA